A portion of the Edaphobacter lichenicola genome contains these proteins:
- the nadD gene encoding nicotinate (nicotinamide) nucleotide adenylyltransferase has translation MRVALFGGSFDPPHHGHIAIATAAADAFELDRVLFAPTGHQPLKPEGASARFADRLAMVELVCTEDPRFEASEVDSPRPDGMPNYTVETLTLLKEMMPEAKLFNLVGADSFLDLPRWRLPERLLELAEWIVVSRPGFPIGSLSELGLTPNQRGRIHLLQTVHEDVAATNLRERLEAGDPCADVLPEAVAAYIKEHRLYR, from the coding sequence ATGCGCGTAGCCCTCTTCGGTGGAAGTTTCGACCCGCCACATCACGGTCATATTGCCATCGCAACCGCTGCCGCAGACGCGTTTGAGCTGGATAGGGTTCTTTTTGCACCGACGGGTCATCAGCCGCTGAAGCCGGAGGGGGCGTCCGCCAGATTTGCCGACCGGTTGGCCATGGTGGAGCTGGTTTGCACGGAAGACCCGCGATTTGAGGCCTCGGAGGTTGACTCTCCCCGGCCTGACGGTATGCCGAACTATACGGTTGAGACTTTGACGTTGCTGAAGGAGATGATGCCCGAGGCGAAGCTCTTCAACCTGGTGGGGGCGGACAGCTTTCTGGATCTGCCGCGCTGGCGGCTGCCGGAGCGGTTGCTTGAGCTGGCTGAGTGGATTGTGGTGAGTCGGCCGGGCTTTCCGATTGGAAGCCTGTCGGAGCTTGGACTCACACCGAATCAAAGGGGGCGCATCCATCTGCTCCAGACGGTGCATGAGGATGTAGCGGCGACGAATCTGCGGGAACGGCTGGAGGCGGGCGACCCGTGTGCTGATGTGCTGCCGGAGGCAGTCGCCGCATATATCAAGGAGCATCGGCTCTACCGCTAG
- the coaBC gene encoding bifunctional phosphopantothenoylcysteine decarboxylase/phosphopantothenate--cysteine ligase CoaBC, whose translation MAAERVKVTVGVCGGIAAYKSVELVRLLQDAGYDPHVVMTKAAEEFVRPLTFAAISGHKVITTLWGEEAGTGSEDDGSGEHSSVEHIQAAQSTKLLIVAPATANMLAKFAHGLADDFLSTMFLATTAPVLVAPAMNVNMWEHAATQANVATLRARGVRVIEPGSGYLACGMVGGGRLAEPATIAAAAMAALAEGLAGGDFAGETVLVTAGGTREAVDPVRFIGNRSSGRMGYAVAEAAKRRGARVILISAPTGLACPVGVEMVHVVSAGEMRRAVMERLKESTVVVMAAAVSDYRVKNVAAQKIKREGTKALTLELEATEDILSEVAATRVKGTVVVGFAAETEDAVANGRGKLVRKGVDAVVVNDVSAEGIGFDSAENAGSFLTRDGAVEFPVMSKAAMADRILDEVIKLRG comes from the coding sequence ATGGCTGCAGAGCGCGTGAAGGTTACGGTTGGGGTTTGTGGTGGGATTGCGGCGTATAAGTCGGTGGAGTTGGTGCGATTGTTGCAGGATGCCGGATATGATCCGCATGTCGTGATGACGAAGGCGGCGGAGGAGTTTGTGCGGCCGCTGACGTTTGCGGCGATCTCGGGCCATAAGGTGATAACGACGCTTTGGGGAGAAGAGGCGGGCACGGGGTCGGAGGACGATGGGTCGGGCGAGCACAGTAGTGTGGAGCATATTCAGGCGGCGCAGTCTACGAAGCTGCTGATTGTGGCTCCGGCGACGGCGAATATGCTGGCGAAGTTTGCGCATGGGCTTGCGGATGATTTTCTTTCGACGATGTTTCTGGCGACGACGGCTCCGGTGCTTGTGGCTCCGGCGATGAATGTGAATATGTGGGAGCATGCGGCGACACAGGCGAATGTGGCGACACTGCGGGCGCGGGGCGTGAGGGTGATTGAGCCGGGGAGTGGGTATCTGGCGTGTGGGATGGTTGGGGGTGGGCGGTTGGCAGAGCCGGCTACGATTGCAGCAGCGGCTATGGCTGCGCTGGCGGAGGGTTTGGCAGGTGGTGATTTTGCAGGGGAGACTGTGTTGGTGACTGCTGGAGGGACGCGGGAGGCAGTGGATCCGGTGCGGTTCATTGGGAATCGGTCGAGCGGGCGGATGGGGTATGCGGTTGCGGAGGCGGCGAAGCGGCGGGGAGCGCGGGTGATTTTGATTAGTGCGCCTACCGGGTTGGCTTGTCCGGTGGGTGTGGAGATGGTGCATGTGGTGAGTGCGGGCGAGATGCGTCGCGCGGTGATGGAGCGGCTGAAGGAGTCGACCGTGGTGGTGATGGCGGCGGCGGTGAGTGATTATCGGGTGAAGAACGTCGCTGCGCAGAAGATCAAGCGGGAGGGGACGAAAGCTTTGACGCTGGAGCTTGAGGCGACTGAGGATATTTTGAGCGAGGTGGCCGCGACGCGGGTGAAGGGGACGGTGGTCGTGGGGTTTGCGGCGGAGACCGAGGACGCGGTGGCGAACGGGCGCGGCAAGCTTGTGAGGAAGGGCGTGGATGCGGTGGTGGTCAACGATGTTTCGGCGGAAGGGATCGGCTTCGACTCGGCGGAGAATGCCGGGAGCTTTTTGACCAGGGACGGAGCGGTTGAATTTCCGGTGATGAGTAAGGCGGCGATGGCCGACCGGATTCTGGATGAGGTGATTAAACTGCGGGGTTGA
- a CDS encoding WD40/YVTN/BNR-like repeat-containing protein, giving the protein MWFKRIEGVLVMVLTQILRATLNSSRISLSMMLLMAVALMGPGEALHSQTSNPVLGGSSSTPENSAGDLQDDLDSCRVHRVTSLPGSHQFASDFIEAIASDPDPNAKDPDVIWGLTADLSGEVPAKDRALYISKSVDSGATWTQVARVDSRYFDAKIGEGLRNGFSVSPGGTYFVITTQRGAFQVFPQPGAAETVVKAIAGPRVPDEAPKVPITKKPGEPVRANVVELTADGRRLLIGYGYFDREPQLFSYHQGKDGSWVEDGELPQPPTEMDLLSMEFDNPKKADPAFVYVGTGDQVYLLNLRSMKWSRIEGVGPDSAIHGMSVVGGLHLAACWGVYNPSGPGSVRRVTNARFLIHRSTDETGSNVRAYTVEVDPSRPNREVITALTGVYASEDSGVTWRRLNDLPEEEFRSSHFSSDGTILVSGIAGTFLVNPFSDACSTHLRVRDK; this is encoded by the coding sequence GTGTGGTTCAAGCGCATTGAAGGTGTTCTGGTCATGGTGCTCACGCAGATACTTCGGGCCACGTTGAACAGCAGCAGAATATCTCTGTCGATGATGCTGCTGATGGCTGTTGCTTTGATGGGGCCAGGGGAGGCTCTGCACTCGCAGACATCTAATCCTGTTTTAGGTGGTTCTTCGTCAACGCCTGAGAACAGTGCGGGAGATTTACAGGACGATCTGGATAGCTGCCGGGTTCATCGAGTGACTAGTCTGCCGGGGAGTCATCAGTTTGCCAGCGATTTTATTGAGGCGATCGCAAGTGATCCCGATCCTAACGCTAAAGATCCTGATGTTATATGGGGGCTCACTGCGGATTTGAGCGGTGAGGTTCCGGCGAAGGATCGAGCGCTGTACATCTCGAAGTCGGTTGATAGTGGTGCGACGTGGACTCAGGTTGCGCGGGTGGATTCGCGATACTTTGACGCGAAGATTGGTGAGGGGCTGCGTAACGGTTTCAGCGTATCTCCTGGTGGAACATACTTTGTGATTACGACACAGCGGGGAGCGTTTCAGGTGTTTCCTCAGCCGGGTGCGGCGGAGACGGTGGTGAAGGCGATTGCGGGGCCTCGTGTTCCTGATGAGGCTCCGAAGGTGCCGATTACGAAGAAGCCGGGTGAGCCAGTGAGGGCGAACGTGGTTGAGTTGACGGCTGACGGGCGGCGGCTGTTGATCGGGTACGGCTACTTCGATCGGGAGCCGCAGCTTTTCAGTTATCACCAGGGTAAGGATGGCTCGTGGGTTGAAGATGGGGAGCTGCCGCAGCCTCCAACGGAGATGGATCTTTTGTCGATGGAGTTTGACAATCCTAAGAAGGCCGACCCGGCGTTCGTGTATGTAGGGACTGGGGATCAGGTCTATTTGCTGAATCTGCGTTCGATGAAGTGGAGCCGGATTGAGGGAGTGGGGCCGGACTCAGCGATTCATGGGATGAGTGTGGTGGGCGGGCTTCATCTGGCGGCGTGTTGGGGTGTTTATAACCCTTCGGGGCCGGGCTCGGTGAGGCGAGTGACGAATGCGAGATTTCTTATTCATCGGAGTACGGATGAGACGGGGTCGAATGTTCGGGCTTACACGGTTGAGGTGGACCCTTCGAGGCCGAATCGTGAGGTGATTACTGCGCTGACGGGCGTGTACGCGAGCGAGGACAGCGGAGTGACGTGGAGACGGTTGAATGATCTTCCGGAGGAGGAGTTTCGGTCGTCGCACTTCAGCTCGGATGGGACGATTCTTGTTTCGGGAATTGCAGGGACGTTTCTGGTTAATCCGTTTTCGGATGCTTGCTCGACGCATCTTCGGGTTCGGGATAAGTAG
- a CDS encoding ribonuclease T2 family protein yields MMDMGTNFLRRSMVFCLAVVGLLAMSASARAQQKGEPGKFDFYLMNLAWGPEFCSVPGAGAACKTPRGFVLHGLWPQNYDGSYPVNCAERPGPPRPENNLDITPDRPLLDHEWSKHGTCTTMSPEEFFSLEHQAFHSVRIPKKLRELKHEEPMRPKDVVDLFAKANPSFPQNSVVVSCEKGRLTAVEVCLAKIGLEPISCQGIRGCDAQAIRIVVAP; encoded by the coding sequence ATGATGGATATGGGTACGAACTTCTTGCGACGCTCCATGGTGTTCTGTTTAGCGGTTGTTGGGCTACTCGCGATGTCTGCGTCCGCTAGGGCGCAGCAGAAGGGCGAGCCGGGAAAGTTCGATTTTTATCTGATGAATCTTGCCTGGGGGCCTGAATTCTGTTCGGTTCCAGGAGCGGGTGCGGCATGCAAGACACCTCGTGGATTTGTGTTGCATGGGCTGTGGCCGCAGAACTATGACGGCTCTTATCCGGTGAACTGTGCGGAGCGGCCGGGGCCGCCGCGACCGGAGAATAATCTGGATATCACTCCTGACCGTCCGCTGCTGGACCACGAGTGGAGTAAGCATGGGACATGCACGACGATGTCGCCGGAGGAGTTTTTCAGCCTGGAACATCAGGCGTTTCATTCGGTGAGGATTCCAAAGAAGCTGCGTGAGTTGAAACATGAGGAGCCGATGCGACCGAAGGATGTTGTCGATCTATTTGCGAAGGCGAACCCTTCGTTTCCGCAAAATAGTGTCGTTGTGAGCTGCGAGAAGGGACGGCTCACGGCGGTTGAGGTTTGTTTGGCGAAGATCGGGCTGGAGCCGATCTCTTGTCAGGGGATACGCGGATGCGATGCGCAGGCAATTCGCATCGTGGTTGCTCCTTAG
- the ruvA gene encoding Holliday junction branch migration protein RuvA — MIAHLRGRLLSKTPNQAIVECAGVGYDVTISVATFSALPSEGTDAALHIHTHVREDQISLFGFSETQEKHLFEKLLTISGIGPKLAITVLSGIDASRLVTAIRSGDHATLTRIPGIGKKTAERVVLELKDKLDDLAVSIPTSGAGPHHGPAGDDALSALVNLGYARPVAQKAIETAITKTPEVANDFETLFRAAMQAIR, encoded by the coding sequence ATGATCGCCCATCTCCGCGGACGTCTCCTCTCTAAAACCCCGAACCAGGCCATCGTCGAATGCGCTGGCGTAGGCTACGACGTCACCATCAGTGTCGCCACCTTCTCCGCCTTACCGAGCGAGGGCACAGACGCCGCGCTCCACATCCACACCCACGTCCGCGAAGACCAGATCTCCCTCTTCGGCTTCTCCGAGACGCAGGAGAAGCACCTCTTCGAGAAACTCCTCACCATCAGCGGCATCGGCCCAAAGCTGGCCATCACGGTCCTGAGCGGCATCGACGCCAGCAGGCTCGTCACGGCCATCCGCTCCGGCGACCACGCCACCCTCACCCGCATCCCCGGCATCGGCAAAAAAACTGCCGAGCGCGTCGTCCTCGAACTCAAGGACAAGCTGGACGACCTTGCCGTATCCATCCCCACGTCAGGGGCAGGCCCGCATCACGGCCCCGCCGGCGATGACGCCCTCTCCGCCCTCGTCAATCTCGGCTACGCGCGACCTGTCGCCCAGAAGGCCATCGAAACCGCCATTACCAAGACCCCCGAAGTCGCCAACGACTTCGAAACCCTCTTCCGTGCCGCCATGCAAGCCATCCGTTAG
- a CDS encoding FG-GAP-like repeat-containing protein gives MRFSALFCFPALTISSFLISFCAIAAAQSPVTVSLALNSPTQPAATPTTATVTVADSAGPIRFGMVDIFDGTQKVQTLQLVSTSGSGFTPGTAILRHIFAPGSHQLTAAFHATTADAAANSSPVALTVTPGTYTSTSALRYAQTIDFSVNGDYNVLTDVVVADFNNDGIPDIATVQGYPNALAVSLGDKPGHFLPPTNLPIASNNDNSFIRVFAADLDADGLVDLIVTGGSDDYTVFFRNNPASPGTFLARTELIPDKGTPIVIADFNHDGLPDIAYIQGNAISTNPSSITVALNQQSAPGTFPISVTSSSFSGYDVVGLNAADMNGDGFPDLVVRCAPSYNGNLPASADTWEFIVFLADPAHPGQFLAPAFSSPPAAINSIAVQDLNHDGLPDVVVSGTGSFFSVYLGDPAHPGQLLAPQNTTAPGNLTYLYTVAVGDIDGDGIPDVVATDEGNTFLIFPGKGDGTFLAPTTLLEGLTAPAWGNSATVLTDLDGDGLNDLVTTEYGQNTAQIFLHDTQVIAPTLQTATDLTGSPSDNIQSGTPITFTVTETASSGQPTGSVDLLDFVGFPPYTVIATLPLVGNTATFTTSSLTAGVHGPVAVFHGNSIYAPSQSAGPVLNILPSQSTTVQLTATPNPATFGQAVTLRATLTGSYGTPVGSVTFIDSGQNLAGVTLVNGIASFTTSTLAVGSHTIQVGYPGNYEGQSETSAPITVTITGTPDFSLSISSPTANVTHGSAASTTISLTPLNGFSAATSLTCTGAPANSTCSISSPSVTPAGAAATATLTLQTSVQSASLTPGRSPLNPGASTPIVAGTLPLGLLALLSARRRRVRSATARPRHLICGGSLFLAVSLLASLVSVVSCGGSSGGGGSAGPQTLYPTAGTYPLTVTATSGATIHTTTFTVTIQ, from the coding sequence ATGCGCTTTTCTGCTTTGTTTTGTTTTCCCGCTTTGACCATATCTTCCTTCCTTATTTCTTTTTGCGCCATCGCTGCCGCCCAGAGCCCCGTCACCGTCTCGCTCGCGCTCAATTCTCCCACCCAGCCCGCTGCCACACCCACCACTGCCACGGTCACTGTCGCTGACTCAGCCGGTCCCATTCGCTTCGGCATGGTCGATATTTTTGACGGCACCCAGAAAGTTCAGACCCTCCAGCTCGTTAGCACCTCCGGGTCCGGCTTCACGCCGGGGACAGCCATCCTGCGTCACATCTTTGCGCCCGGAAGCCACCAACTCACCGCTGCCTTTCACGCCACCACCGCGGACGCCGCCGCCAACAGTTCCCCCGTCGCGCTCACCGTTACCCCCGGGACCTACACTTCCACCAGTGCCCTTCGCTACGCCCAGACGATCGACTTCTCCGTCAACGGCGACTATAACGTGCTCACGGACGTCGTAGTTGCCGACTTCAACAACGACGGCATACCCGACATCGCCACCGTGCAAGGCTACCCCAATGCCTTGGCCGTCTCGCTCGGCGACAAACCCGGCCATTTCCTTCCCCCCACTAACTTGCCGATTGCTTCCAACAACGACAACAGCTTCATCCGCGTGTTCGCTGCCGATCTCGACGCCGACGGTCTTGTCGATCTCATCGTTACGGGCGGAAGCGACGACTATACCGTGTTCTTCCGTAACAATCCCGCGTCTCCCGGCACTTTTCTCGCGCGAACCGAACTCATCCCTGACAAAGGAACTCCCATCGTGATCGCAGACTTCAATCACGACGGCCTGCCGGACATCGCCTACATCCAGGGAAATGCAATCTCCACCAATCCCAGCAGTATCACCGTCGCCCTCAACCAGCAGTCCGCACCCGGCACCTTCCCCATCAGCGTCACCAGTTCATCGTTTTCGGGGTACGACGTCGTTGGCCTCAATGCTGCGGACATGAACGGCGACGGTTTTCCGGACCTTGTCGTGCGTTGCGCGCCGTCGTATAACGGCAACCTGCCGGCAAGCGCCGACACGTGGGAGTTTATCGTCTTCCTGGCCGACCCAGCCCATCCCGGGCAGTTTCTCGCTCCCGCTTTTAGTAGCCCGCCCGCCGCCATAAACAGCATCGCCGTGCAGGATCTCAACCACGACGGCCTCCCGGACGTAGTGGTCTCAGGTACGGGTAGCTTCTTCTCCGTATACCTTGGGGATCCCGCCCATCCCGGCCAATTACTCGCGCCCCAGAACACCACAGCCCCCGGGAATCTGACCTACCTATACACCGTAGCCGTTGGAGACATCGACGGGGACGGGATTCCCGATGTCGTCGCCACCGATGAGGGAAACACGTTCCTCATCTTCCCTGGCAAAGGCGACGGCACTTTCCTCGCGCCCACTACGTTGCTCGAAGGACTCACGGCCCCGGCCTGGGGAAACTCTGCAACCGTCCTCACCGACCTCGATGGCGACGGTCTCAATGACCTCGTAACCACTGAGTACGGCCAGAACACCGCCCAGATTTTCCTGCACGACACTCAGGTTATTGCTCCGACGCTGCAGACAGCCACTGACCTTACCGGCTCCCCGTCGGATAACATCCAGTCCGGTACTCCAATCACATTCACCGTTACCGAAACAGCCTCCAGCGGTCAGCCCACCGGCTCCGTCGATCTTCTCGACTTTGTCGGCTTTCCACCCTATACGGTCATCGCTACCCTGCCACTCGTGGGCAATACCGCGACCTTCACCACGAGCTCCCTCACTGCCGGGGTTCACGGACCCGTCGCCGTCTTCCACGGTAACTCTATCTATGCTCCTAGCCAGTCCGCAGGTCCGGTTCTGAATATTCTCCCGAGCCAATCGACAACTGTCCAGCTGACAGCCACCCCCAACCCCGCGACGTTCGGCCAAGCAGTCACCCTGCGCGCGACCCTGACTGGAAGCTATGGAACGCCAGTCGGCTCCGTCACGTTTATCGATTCGGGCCAGAACCTCGCCGGCGTGACACTGGTCAACGGTATCGCCTCGTTCACCACCTCCACTCTTGCAGTGGGGTCTCACACCATCCAGGTCGGCTACCCCGGCAACTACGAAGGGCAATCGGAGACGTCCGCCCCAATCACGGTCACCATCACCGGAACTCCCGATTTTTCGCTCTCGATATCCTCTCCCACGGCTAACGTCACTCACGGCTCCGCCGCCAGCACCACCATCTCCCTTACCCCCCTCAATGGCTTCTCGGCTGCGACCTCCCTTACCTGCACGGGTGCACCCGCCAACTCCACGTGCTCGATTTCTTCCCCCAGCGTCACACCTGCCGGTGCCGCCGCCACGGCCACCCTCACCCTACAGACGAGTGTCCAGTCCGCATCTCTGACACCCGGTCGGTCTCCGTTGAATCCAGGCGCGTCCACGCCAATCGTCGCTGGAACCCTGCCCCTCGGTCTACTCGCTCTCCTCTCCGCACGCCGCCGCAGAGTTCGGAGCGCCACCGCAAGACCGCGCCACCTCATTTGCGGGGGCTCGCTCTTTCTCGCCGTTAGCCTCCTTGCCAGTCTAGTCTCCGTCGTCTCCTGCGGAGGTTCCAGCGGCGGTGGCGGGTCCGCCGGTCCCCAAACCCTCTACCCCACCGCCGGAACCTACCCTCTCACCGTCACCGCTACTAGCGGCGCAACCATCCACACCACTACATTCACCGTTACCATCCAATAG
- a CDS encoding ABC transporter permease, whose amino-acid sequence MEFKEAVKIALQSLWANKLRSVLTLLGVVIGVASVIAVVTLVNGANTYVTTKFSSYGADVFTVSKMPQIITSPEDYQRYQKRKNILFPDYQYVAANCKHCTGIGAQQAVTGKIVRGTQSTTDTSIRGYTWQMPSLQNLNIMQGRGFTEADEEHASHVAIIGTDIQDHLFEGVDPLGQELRVDGTPYTIIGISEKQGSTFGASQDNWVAVPLTAFQKSYGTAKTLTIYIKAGEAGPVLETAADEVRVLVRSSRHDAPGTEDSFELDTNNTLVGFFSVVTRSFGAVAGAVALISLIVGGIVIMNIMLVSVTERTREIGIRKALGARPKDILMQFLIESGTMALVGGVFGVIGGILVAQVITLLAGFPSTIAVWSVLAGLVMATGTGIFFGVYPARKAAQLDPIVALRAD is encoded by the coding sequence ATGGAGTTCAAGGAAGCAGTCAAGATTGCGCTGCAGTCGCTCTGGGCGAACAAACTCCGCTCCGTGCTGACGCTGCTCGGCGTCGTGATTGGGGTAGCCAGCGTCATTGCTGTGGTCACCCTCGTCAACGGCGCAAACACCTACGTCACCACGAAGTTCTCCAGTTACGGCGCAGACGTCTTCACTGTTTCGAAGATGCCTCAGATCATCACCAGTCCGGAAGATTATCAGCGGTATCAGAAGCGGAAGAACATCCTCTTCCCCGATTACCAGTATGTGGCGGCTAACTGCAAGCATTGCACTGGGATCGGCGCGCAGCAAGCCGTTACGGGAAAGATCGTTCGGGGAACGCAATCCACCACGGACACCAGCATCCGCGGCTATACCTGGCAGATGCCCTCGCTGCAGAACCTGAACATCATGCAGGGGCGAGGCTTCACGGAGGCCGACGAAGAGCACGCCTCGCATGTAGCCATTATCGGAACCGACATCCAGGACCACCTCTTCGAGGGAGTCGATCCGCTTGGACAAGAGTTGCGAGTCGACGGCACTCCTTACACCATCATCGGGATCAGCGAGAAGCAGGGGAGCACCTTTGGTGCCAGCCAGGACAACTGGGTCGCAGTGCCGTTGACTGCGTTTCAAAAGAGCTATGGGACAGCGAAGACACTGACCATCTACATCAAGGCGGGCGAGGCGGGCCCGGTGCTCGAGACGGCGGCGGACGAGGTAAGAGTGCTGGTGCGATCCAGCCGGCATGACGCTCCGGGAACCGAAGACTCGTTTGAGCTCGACACGAACAATACGCTGGTGGGATTCTTCAGCGTCGTGACGCGCTCTTTTGGCGCGGTGGCGGGAGCAGTTGCGCTGATCTCGCTCATCGTGGGAGGCATCGTCATCATGAACATCATGCTGGTCAGTGTGACCGAACGCACTCGCGAGATCGGCATCCGCAAGGCACTCGGCGCGCGGCCAAAGGACATCCTGATGCAGTTTTTGATCGAGTCGGGCACGATGGCGCTGGTGGGCGGAGTCTTCGGCGTTATAGGGGGAATTCTGGTGGCGCAGGTCATTACCCTTCTGGCGGGATTTCCTTCGACGATTGCGGTGTGGAGCGTCCTTGCGGGTCTCGTGATGGCGACCGGTACGGGCATCTTCTTCGGTGTGTACCCGGCCCGGAAGGCAGCGCAACTTGACCCGATCGTGGCGCTGAGAGCGGATTGA
- a CDS encoding ABC transporter permease: MQIADTKETVTMALDTLRSNKLRSGLTILGIVIGVMTVIVISSVINGLNSSVAGLVESLGTNVIWVFRFPVIGVRPTTEMLTRKQLTYEDAMAMKELPHVVAVTPGLQYRDNTGVEGTVAVKYGTKIMEGTTLEGDTSSVKDVYELNLKEGRFFNEGDVERASNVVVIGNDTADGLFGNMSPVGQDVTIAGMVFTVVGVMDKQKQAFGGGKNPEDNKAFFPVTTFHKIHPEILDYWISLKFDDQKNKALVQEELQELLRRRRKVKNEAPDNFAIFGTDSLTRLWNNITSGLFLLLFALSSVALLVGGVGVMNIMLVSVTERTREIGVRKAIGATKQVILAQFTLEAMTLCAVGGIIGVVIGSGIALLLHLFFPSMLSAMWVALAFCCSCGIGLLFGIYPAWKAANLNPIEALRYE; the protein is encoded by the coding sequence ATGCAGATTGCCGATACAAAAGAGACAGTAACGATGGCGCTCGATACGCTGCGCTCGAACAAGCTGCGCAGCGGGCTGACTATCCTGGGGATTGTGATTGGTGTAATGACGGTGATCGTGATCTCGTCGGTCATCAACGGGCTTAATTCAAGTGTGGCTGGTTTGGTGGAGTCGCTGGGCACCAATGTGATCTGGGTCTTCCGGTTTCCGGTCATCGGGGTGCGGCCGACGACAGAGATGCTGACGCGCAAGCAACTGACCTACGAGGATGCGATGGCGATGAAGGAGCTGCCGCACGTTGTAGCAGTGACGCCTGGATTGCAATATCGCGACAACACCGGCGTGGAAGGCACCGTCGCTGTGAAATATGGCACAAAGATCATGGAGGGCACGACCCTCGAGGGCGACACGTCGAGCGTCAAGGACGTATACGAACTCAACTTGAAGGAGGGTCGTTTCTTCAACGAAGGGGACGTGGAGCGGGCGTCGAACGTTGTTGTAATCGGCAACGACACAGCGGACGGACTGTTTGGCAACATGAGTCCTGTCGGCCAGGATGTGACCATCGCGGGCATGGTCTTTACCGTCGTCGGCGTCATGGACAAGCAGAAACAGGCCTTCGGCGGAGGCAAAAATCCCGAGGACAATAAAGCCTTCTTCCCTGTGACAACGTTCCACAAGATTCATCCAGAGATACTCGACTACTGGATCAGCCTGAAGTTCGACGATCAGAAGAACAAGGCTCTGGTGCAGGAGGAGTTGCAAGAGCTGCTTCGCCGCAGGCGCAAGGTGAAGAATGAGGCTCCCGACAACTTCGCGATCTTCGGGACCGACTCGCTCACTCGCCTCTGGAACAACATCACCAGCGGATTATTTCTTCTGCTGTTTGCGCTCTCGAGTGTTGCGCTGCTGGTCGGCGGCGTCGGCGTGATGAACATCATGCTGGTGAGTGTGACGGAGCGAACGCGTGAGATTGGAGTGCGCAAGGCGATCGGCGCGACCAAGCAGGTGATTCTCGCCCAGTTCACACTCGAGGCGATGACGCTGTGTGCTGTCGGCGGCATCATCGGAGTGGTTATCGGGAGCGGCATCGCTTTGTTGCTGCACCTCTTCTTTCCCTCGATGTTGTCGGCGATGTGGGTCGCGCTTGCCTTCTGCTGCTCCTGCGGAATCGGCCTGCTCTTTGGCATCTATCCAGCCTGGAAGGCAGCGAATCTGAATCCGATCGAAGCGTTGCGGTATGAGTAG